In Herbinix luporum, a single window of DNA contains:
- the tig gene encoding trigger factor — protein sequence MKKIIALMVLCLSIMLAVLGCGKDKGKDEEEGKQEETLTPVENEDNDTETVEPMENPIVKEDYDYNDYIKLGKYKGIEVKLEKLEVDEIDIDIAIQQYLIDHDAEPIEVTDRAVQLGDIVNIDFVGYHNGEPFEGGSAEDYDLIIGSGAFIEGFEDQLIGANINDEVEVNVVFPEDYPHAKMAGEPALFKVKLNGIKYYELTDDILKSLDFETEEAYRESLRQELEENNQELMENKRANYIYDAVVKASEITLPENLVEYYLYDFKVFYHNYAASANMTLENFVTMNGYSMEEFEADQKDYADRMATRELIIKAISAAEGIEITEDEFQDRVTEYANEQGFESNEEFLEYVNADVIREDLLYDKIIQFLIDESVEA from the coding sequence ATGAAGAAGATTATAGCACTTATGGTATTATGCCTTAGTATTATGTTGGCAGTTCTTGGATGTGGCAAGGATAAAGGTAAGGATGAAGAGGAGGGTAAACAGGAGGAAACTCTTACACCTGTAGAAAATGAGGATAATGATACTGAGACAGTAGAGCCCATGGAGAATCCTATAGTTAAGGAAGATTATGATTACAATGATTATATTAAGCTAGGAAAATATAAGGGCATTGAGGTTAAGCTAGAAAAGCTAGAGGTTGATGAGATTGATATAGACATTGCAATTCAGCAATATCTTATTGACCATGACGCAGAGCCTATTGAGGTTACCGACAGAGCGGTACAGTTGGGAGATATCGTTAATATAGACTTTGTAGGATATCATAATGGTGAGCCTTTCGAAGGGGGTTCTGCAGAAGATTATGATTTAATTATAGGTTCAGGAGCATTTATTGAAGGCTTTGAAGATCAGCTGATAGGTGCTAATATAAATGATGAAGTCGAAGTTAATGTGGTTTTCCCTGAGGATTATCCCCATGCTAAGATGGCAGGGGAACCGGCTTTATTTAAAGTTAAGCTTAATGGCATAAAGTATTATGAACTTACAGATGATATTTTAAAGAGCTTGGATTTTGAGACAGAAGAAGCTTATAGGGAAAGTCTCCGCCAAGAATTAGAGGAAAATAATCAAGAGCTAATGGAAAATAAAAGGGCAAATTATATTTACGATGCTGTTGTAAAAGCCTCTGAAATTACCTTGCCTGAAAATTTAGTAGAGTATTATTTATATGACTTTAAAGTCTTTTATCATAATTATGCAGCAAGCGCTAACATGACTTTGGAGAACTTTGTTACAATGAACGGTTATTCTATGGAGGAGTTTGAAGCTGATCAAAAAGACTATGCAGACAGAATGGCAACAAGAGAGTTAATAATTAAGGCTATCAGTGCTGCTGAAGGTATAGAAATAACAGAAGATGAGTTTCAAGATAGAGTAACAGAATATGCAAATGAACAAGGATTTGAATCAAATGAAGAGTTTTTAGAATATGTAAATGCTGATGTAATAAGGGAAGATTTATTATATGATAAAATCATTCAATTTCTTATTGATGAATCCGTAGAGGCATAA
- a CDS encoding cyclic-di-AMP receptor: protein MKLIYVIVRNIDSGDVTAELNKHGYYVTKLASTGGFLREGNTTLMIGTDEEKVDEVIDIVKKACGPRKQVISNPVATGEYTSMNVVVNVGGATIFVMDVDRFEKI from the coding sequence ATGAAGCTTATTTATGTAATTGTACGAAATATTGACAGCGGTGATGTTACTGCTGAATTAAATAAACATGGTTACTATGTAACTAAGCTGGCATCAACAGGGGGTTTTTTACGGGAAGGCAATACAACTTTAATGATAGGAACCGATGAAGAAAAGGTAGATGAAGTAATTGATATAGTAAAAAAGGCTTGTGGCCCCAGAAAACAAGTTATTTCAAATCCTGTTGCAACCGGTGAATATACATCTATGAATGTAGTAGTAAATGTAGGTGGTGCCACCATATTTGTCATGGATGTGGATCGCTTTGAGAAAATTTAA
- the ileS gene encoding isoleucine--tRNA ligase, with the protein MYDKVSTDLNFVEREKKILKFWEENKIFEKSIEAGKGKKSFTFYDGPPTANGKPHIGHVLTRVIKDIIPRYRTMKGYNVLRKAGWDTHGLPVELEVEKLLGISGKEQIEEYGLEPFIQKCKESVWKYKGMWEDFSGTVGYWVDMDDPYVTYENDYIESVWWSLKQIWDKNLLYKGHKIVPYCPRCETPLSSHEVAQGYKNVKEKSLIAKFKLKDKENEYILAWTTTPWTLPSNVALCVNPDETYVKVKVQVDDKGNVIGKSCSCGHDHEVASPAGEEKYILAEALLSVIEGDYEIEERFSGKDLEYTEYEPLFDYAKIDKKAYYVTCDSYVTLTDGTGVVHIAPAFGEDDSRVGRDYDLPHVQLVDGRGEFKAEATDIAGLFCKDADEPIMKILYNKGLLFKVLNFEHSYPFCWRCDTPLIYYARESWFVKMTAVKKQMIENNNTINWMPESIGQGRFGDWLKNLQDWGLSRDRYWGTPLPIWECEDGHFHCIGSIEELKAMSDNCPDDIELHRPFIDEVTIKCPECGKEMTRVKPVIDCWYDSGAMPFAQWHYPFENKEIFEERFPADFISEAVDQTRGWFYSLLAISTLIFGETSFKNCIVLGHVQDENGQKMSKSKGNAVDPFDALSKHGADAIRWYFSVNSALYLPNRFYHGAVTEGQRKFMSTLWNTYYFYVLYANIDQFDATKYKLEYDKLPVMDKWLLSRLNTLIKSVDQYLENYKITEAARLMNDFVDELSNWYVRRNRERFWAKGMPQDKINAYMTLYTTLVEFSKLAAPYIPFMTEDIYQNLVVNLDKEAPESIHLSSYPTYNEAFIHKKLEEDMKEVLEIVVLGRACRNAANIKNRQPIGKMYVKADNTLSEFFIDIIADELNVKEVVFTDDVREYTTYSFKPLLKTLGPKFGKQIGAIRKALSELNGNEAMEEINASGKLSLLLEGSTVYIDKEDLLIEATQAEGYVSDSDHGVTVVLDTKLTEELIEEGFVREIISKLQTMRKEADFEVMDHIRVFADKNEKIKAIIERNADEIKSEVLADDIDFSKVQGYTKQWNINGEEVTLAIERL; encoded by the coding sequence ATGTACGATAAAGTGTCGACGGATTTAAACTTTGTCGAAAGAGAAAAGAAAATCTTAAAGTTCTGGGAAGAAAACAAGATCTTTGAAAAAAGCATCGAAGCCGGAAAAGGTAAAAAAAGCTTCACCTTTTATGACGGCCCTCCCACCGCCAACGGTAAGCCCCATATCGGCCATGTGCTGACAAGGGTAATTAAAGACATTATACCTAGATATCGTACAATGAAGGGGTATAATGTTCTTCGTAAGGCAGGCTGGGATACCCATGGACTTCCTGTGGAATTGGAAGTGGAAAAGCTTCTTGGAATTAGCGGAAAAGAGCAGATTGAAGAATATGGACTAGAGCCCTTTATACAAAAATGTAAAGAGAGCGTATGGAAATACAAGGGCATGTGGGAGGACTTCTCCGGAACTGTAGGCTACTGGGTTGATATGGATGATCCCTATGTAACCTATGAAAATGATTATATCGAATCTGTATGGTGGTCATTAAAGCAGATTTGGGATAAGAATTTATTATATAAGGGACATAAAATAGTTCCATACTGCCCAAGATGTGAAACCCCCTTATCCAGCCATGAAGTGGCCCAGGGTTATAAAAATGTAAAAGAAAAATCATTAATTGCAAAATTTAAGTTAAAAGATAAAGAAAATGAGTATATCTTGGCATGGACAACTACCCCATGGACCCTACCCTCTAATGTGGCCCTTTGTGTTAATCCTGATGAGACTTATGTTAAGGTTAAAGTTCAAGTAGATGATAAGGGAAATGTAATAGGCAAAAGTTGCTCATGTGGCCATGATCATGAAGTGGCAAGTCCGGCAGGAGAAGAAAAATATATTCTGGCTGAGGCCCTTCTTAGTGTAATTGAAGGGGATTATGAAATCGAGGAAAGATTTTCAGGTAAGGATTTAGAGTATACCGAATATGAGCCCTTATTTGATTATGCTAAGATTGATAAGAAGGCTTATTATGTAACATGTGACAGTTATGTTACATTAACTGATGGTACCGGTGTTGTTCATATTGCCCCGGCCTTTGGTGAAGACGACTCAAGGGTAGGTAGAGATTATGATCTGCCTCATGTACAGCTGGTGGATGGCAGAGGGGAATTTAAAGCAGAAGCCACAGATATTGCAGGACTCTTTTGTAAGGATGCAGATGAGCCCATTATGAAGATTCTCTATAACAAAGGCTTATTATTTAAGGTATTAAATTTTGAGCATAGTTATCCTTTCTGCTGGAGATGTGACACTCCTTTGATTTATTATGCCAGAGAATCCTGGTTTGTTAAAATGACAGCAGTTAAGAAGCAAATGATAGAAAATAACAATACAATTAATTGGATGCCAGAAAGCATTGGCCAAGGCCGATTTGGGGACTGGTTAAAGAACTTACAGGATTGGGGTCTATCTAGGGATCGTTATTGGGGTACACCTCTTCCGATTTGGGAATGTGAGGATGGACATTTTCACTGTATCGGAAGTATAGAAGAACTTAAAGCTATGTCAGATAATTGCCCTGATGATATTGAGCTTCATCGTCCTTTCATTGATGAAGTTACAATTAAATGTCCAGAGTGTGGTAAGGAAATGACTAGGGTTAAGCCGGTTATTGACTGCTGGTATGATTCTGGAGCCATGCCTTTTGCTCAGTGGCACTATCCATTTGAGAATAAGGAAATTTTCGAAGAAAGATTCCCTGCTGACTTTATCAGTGAGGCAGTTGACCAGACCAGAGGTTGGTTTTATTCCCTCCTTGCAATTTCCACATTGATTTTTGGTGAAACTTCATTTAAAAACTGTATAGTTTTAGGCCATGTACAGGATGAGAACGGTCAAAAAATGTCTAAGTCAAAGGGTAATGCAGTAGATCCTTTTGATGCCTTGTCAAAGCATGGGGCAGATGCCATCCGTTGGTACTTCTCTGTTAACTCAGCCCTATATTTGCCTAATCGTTTCTACCACGGGGCAGTTACGGAAGGACAGAGAAAGTTTATGAGTACCCTTTGGAACACTTATTACTTCTATGTACTGTATGCCAATATAGACCAATTTGATGCAACAAAGTATAAACTAGAATATGATAAGCTTCCGGTTATGGATAAGTGGCTCTTATCAAGATTAAATACTTTGATTAAATCCGTAGATCAGTATTTAGAAAATTATAAAATCACAGAAGCAGCCAGACTGATGAATGATTTTGTAGATGAGCTATCTAACTGGTATGTAAGAAGAAACAGAGAGCGTTTTTGGGCTAAGGGAATGCCCCAGGATAAGATTAATGCCTATATGACCTTATATACTACCTTGGTTGAATTTAGTAAGTTGGCAGCTCCATATATTCCCTTTATGACTGAGGATATTTATCAGAATTTGGTGGTGAATTTAGATAAAGAGGCCCCTGAAAGTATACATCTAAGTTCATATCCTACTTATAATGAGGCCTTTATCCATAAGAAGCTGGAAGAGGATATGAAAGAAGTCCTAGAGATTGTTGTTCTTGGCCGTGCTTGCAGAAATGCTGCCAATATAAAGAATCGTCAACCAATCGGTAAGATGTATGTTAAGGCAGATAATACTTTATCTGAGTTCTTCATAGATATAATTGCCGATGAGCTTAATGTAAAGGAAGTTGTATTTACAGATGATGTGAGAGAATATACAACTTACAGCTTTAAACCTTTGCTTAAAACCCTAGGACCTAAATTCGGTAAACAAATAGGTGCCATAAGAAAGGCTTTATCTGAGCTTAATGGTAATGAAGCTATGGAAGAAATTAATGCTAGCGGAAAGCTTAGTCTTTTGCTGGAGGGTTCCACTGTCTATATCGATAAGGAAGACCTGCTTATTGAAGCTACTCAGGCAGAAGGTTATGTATCAGATTCAGACCATGGAGTTACGGTTGTTCTAGATACCAAACTGACAGAGGAATTAATAGAAGAAGGATTTGTCCGTGAAATTATCAGCAAGCTTCAGACTATGCGTAAGGAAGCAGATTTTGAAGTTATGGATCACATCCGGGTATTTGCTGATAAGAATGAGAAAATCAAAGCTATAATAGAGCGAAACGCTGATGAGATAAAATCAGAGGTATTGGCAGATGATATAGACTTTAGCAAGGTACAAGGATATACAAAGCAGTGGAATATCAACGGTGAAGAAGTTACCCTGGCCATAGAAAGGTTATAG
- a CDS encoding nicotinate phosphoribosyltransferase, with product MGKQNLTLLTDFYELTMMQGYFNNNMNEIVVFDVFYRDNPCNSGYAICAGLEQVIEYVKNLRFKDDDIEYLRSLKIFDENFLNYLKNFHFTGDIYAIPEGTVVFPMEPLLKVVAPIMEAQLIETAILNIINHQSLIATKASRVVYAASGAPVMEFGLRRAQGPDAGTLGARAAVIGGCIGTSNVLSAKLYDLPALGTHAHSWIMSFDDELTAFRKYAELYPLNTTLLVDTYDTLRTGVPNAIKVFKELRDSGKMPEKYGIRLDSGDLAYLSKMARKMLDEAGFTDATITASSDLDEYVIESLIAQDAKIDSWGVGTKLITSKDCPSFGGVYKLSAIKKGDKFIPRMKLSENQWKITNPGNKKIYRIYEKDSGKVKADLITLHDEHFTSDKPLLLFDPIATWKKTYLKPNTYTLRELLVPIFINGKCVYTSPSVMEIRDYCAKEQDTLWDECRRLTNPHNVYVDLSSKLYQIKTDLLNEYYASL from the coding sequence ATGGGTAAACAAAATTTAACGTTACTTACAGACTTCTATGAGCTGACTATGATGCAAGGATATTTTAATAATAACATGAATGAAATCGTTGTTTTTGACGTATTTTATAGGGATAATCCATGTAATAGCGGCTATGCTATCTGCGCCGGATTAGAGCAGGTAATAGAATATGTTAAAAATCTTAGATTTAAAGATGATGATATCGAATATTTAAGGTCTTTAAAAATATTTGATGAGAATTTTCTTAATTATCTAAAGAACTTTCATTTTACCGGAGATATTTATGCTATTCCCGAAGGAACCGTTGTCTTTCCCATGGAACCACTATTAAAAGTAGTAGCTCCCATTATGGAAGCCCAATTAATTGAAACTGCCATACTTAATATTATTAATCATCAAAGCTTAATTGCCACAAAGGCTTCCAGGGTGGTTTATGCTGCTAGCGGTGCACCGGTAATGGAATTTGGCTTAAGACGGGCCCAGGGTCCCGATGCCGGAACCTTAGGGGCAAGAGCAGCAGTAATAGGGGGCTGCATTGGAACCAGTAATGTCTTATCTGCCAAACTTTACGACCTGCCTGCCCTAGGAACCCATGCCCACAGCTGGATTATGAGCTTTGACGATGAACTGACAGCTTTTCGTAAATATGCCGAGCTTTATCCTTTGAATACAACTTTACTGGTAGATACTTATGATACCTTGCGCACCGGTGTTCCCAATGCCATAAAGGTTTTTAAAGAACTCCGTGACAGCGGTAAGATGCCTGAAAAATATGGTATCCGCCTAGATAGCGGTGATTTGGCCTACTTATCTAAAATGGCCAGAAAAATGCTTGATGAGGCCGGCTTTACCGATGCTACCATAACAGCTTCTAGTGATCTTGATGAATATGTTATTGAATCCCTAATAGCTCAGGATGCCAAAATTGATTCCTGGGGAGTAGGTACAAAATTAATTACTTCCAAAGACTGCCCTTCTTTTGGTGGAGTTTATAAACTTTCTGCCATTAAAAAAGGCGATAAATTTATTCCCCGTATGAAACTATCGGAAAATCAATGGAAGATAACTAATCCCGGAAATAAAAAGATCTACAGAATATATGAAAAGGATAGCGGAAAAGTAAAGGCTGATTTAATAACCTTACATGATGAGCATTTTACTTCTGATAAACCCCTTTTGTTATTTGACCCTATTGCAACCTGGAAAAAAACTTATCTTAAACCAAACACCTATACATTAAGAGAATTATTAGTACCAATATTTATTAATGGTAAATGTGTATATACTTCTCCTTCCGTTATGGAGATACGGGATTATTGTGCAAAAGAGCAGGATACCCTTTGGGACGAATGCAGAAGGCTTACAAATCCACATAATGTTTACGTAGACCTTTCTAGTAAATTGTACCAAATAAAAACAGATTTATTAAATGAATATTATGCCAGTCTATAA
- a CDS encoding M15 family metallopeptidase has protein sequence MKKVKIPLIIYLLAALSITGIVVFWKSSRNKDKPVYADRSRASASVSTDANKNDSDNYTYIPPTYEYDNNNEYNEEGQMPDTTREIDLDPNSITVFVNQEHSLPKDFVPENLVIPAIPFDIISYSERKLLRLEAAQAIEKLFSAALKEGYSLYGISGYRSYDRQKEIFLDNIVKKGKEHTLKYSAAPGTSEHQTGLAMDVSSKSVNFKLVPEFAKTAEGKWLAKHAHEYGFIIRYPKDHYEITGYAYEPWHIRYVGEDLANYLYTNKLTLEEYYNYKPSDGFDYEKKYADLINYKPTPTPTPTPKPTPSPIPTPTPTPTPTPTPTPTPTPTPTPIPEGEIDVEDPSRELDNEDLENNHEEILDNENMDPVFYNNDMNMDINQELSNTNSIE, from the coding sequence ATGAAGAAAGTTAAAATTCCACTTATTATATATTTGTTGGCAGCATTATCCATAACCGGCATAGTAGTATTTTGGAAAAGTTCAAGGAATAAAGATAAGCCTGTTTATGCTGATCGGAGTAGGGCATCGGCCTCAGTTTCTACCGATGCCAATAAAAATGATTCTGATAATTATACATATATTCCTCCTACATATGAATATGATAATAATAATGAATATAATGAAGAGGGACAAATGCCAGATACAACCAGAGAGATAGATTTAGATCCTAACAGCATTACAGTATTTGTAAACCAAGAACATAGCTTACCAAAGGACTTTGTTCCGGAGAATTTGGTAATTCCGGCAATACCTTTTGACATTATATCCTATAGCGAAAGAAAATTATTAAGGTTAGAGGCTGCCCAGGCTATAGAGAAGTTATTTAGCGCGGCATTAAAGGAGGGATATTCCTTATATGGAATCTCCGGTTATAGATCCTATGATAGGCAGAAAGAAATATTTTTAGATAACATAGTAAAAAAAGGTAAAGAACATACCCTTAAATATTCAGCCGCCCCCGGAACCAGTGAACATCAGACCGGTCTTGCCATGGACGTTTCATCAAAGTCCGTTAATTTCAAGTTGGTACCTGAATTTGCCAAAACAGCTGAAGGTAAATGGCTGGCAAAACACGCCCATGAGTACGGATTTATCATACGCTATCCAAAGGATCATTATGAAATTACAGGATACGCATATGAGCCATGGCATATACGATATGTAGGAGAGGATTTAGCTAATTATCTTTATACAAATAAGCTTACTTTGGAGGAATATTATAATTATAAGCCCAGCGATGGTTTTGATTATGAAAAAAAATATGCTGACCTGATTAATTATAAGCCCACTCCAACTCCAACCCCTACACCTAAACCTACTCCAAGCCCAATACCTACACCTACACCTACTCCGACTCCCACACCTACACCTACACCTACTCCGACTCCTACACCTACTCCTATTCCTGAGGGTGAAATTGATGTAGAAGACCCTAGCCGGGAATTAGATAATGAAGATCTTGAAAATAACCATGAAGAAATATTAGATAATGAAAATATGGATCCGGTCTTTTACAACAATGATATGAATATGGATATTAATCAAGAATTAAGTAACACAAATTCCATAGAATAA
- a CDS encoding lysophospholipid acyltransferase family protein: protein MRLILILLFLLIFFIISIPLFIIEFIIGKFNRRAQVASSQKIVVAAFHIVLFIAGVKKTVIGKENIPTNEPILYIANHRSYFDIPLSYVCLPTLTGFMAKKEIKKIPFLRTWMVLLQCLFLDRDDIRQGMKTILQAIEQIKAGYSIFISPEGTRSQGKEMLPFKEGSFKVAEKTGCAIVPVAISNTDEIYENHSPWVRPAKVVIEFGKPIYPKQLDKDQRRHLGSYVQSIIKEMLDKNASLVQS from the coding sequence ATGAGGCTTATACTAATTCTTTTATTTTTACTAATATTTTTTATTATAAGTATTCCCTTATTTATAATTGAATTTATTATCGGTAAATTTAACCGTCGGGCACAAGTTGCCAGCTCTCAGAAAATAGTTGTAGCTGCTTTTCATATAGTTTTATTTATTGCCGGAGTTAAGAAGACAGTAATCGGTAAAGAAAATATTCCCACTAATGAACCTATATTATATATAGCTAATCATAGAAGTTATTTTGATATTCCCTTATCCTATGTCTGTTTACCGACACTTACAGGATTTATGGCAAAGAAGGAAATTAAAAAAATCCCTTTTTTAAGAACCTGGATGGTTTTACTTCAATGCTTATTCCTTGATAGGGATGACATTAGGCAGGGTATGAAGACAATACTTCAGGCTATTGAACAAATTAAGGCCGGCTACTCCATCTTTATATCTCCGGAAGGCACCCGCAGTCAAGGTAAGGAAATGCTTCCCTTTAAAGAAGGAAGCTTTAAAGTGGCAGAAAAGACCGGATGCGCCATTGTTCCCGTAGCCATAAGTAATACAGATGAAATTTATGAAAATCATTCCCCTTGGGTTAGACCGGCCAAGGTTGTTATAGAATTTGGGAAACCCATTTACCCTAAGCAGTTGGACAAGGACCAGCGAAGGCATCTAGGCTCTTACGTCCAAAGTATTATCAAAGAAATGCTGGATAAAAATGCTTCATTAGTCCAATCCTAA
- a CDS encoding CapA family protein, with amino-acid sequence MNRKLKIVLLVQVAILLVLLLVVLISNKGPTSNVSDDLDKENIIDNINDDSSKTNDINFEDEYGQAKDPEDNTGENGEELTQEEEEEPILPEPIVLAFAGDINFDENSKPIARYDRENKGILGAISEDLVEEMNNADIFMLNNEFAYSTRGSRIQEKSYTFRANPKRVDILKEMGVDIVSLANNHALDYGVDALLDTFTTLEEAGIDYVGAGVNIDRAKAPIYYTINDTTIAYVAASRVIYAMDWYASDTRPGMIGTYDPALFVESIKEAKENSDFVVAYVHWGKENTHELLDYQINMAKIYIDAGADAVIGCHPHVMQGIEFYKGKPIAYSLGNYWFNSSKRESGLLKIYLNPDKSTDVQLLPVMNDSAYTYQITEQKKKEDYYKFMENISYGVKFDKEGFVTEKQ; translated from the coding sequence ATGAACAGGAAGTTAAAAATAGTATTACTTGTCCAAGTAGCAATACTGCTTGTACTATTACTTGTGGTTTTAATAAGTAATAAGGGCCCTACAAGTAATGTTTCTGATGATTTGGATAAGGAAAATATAATTGATAACATAAATGACGATTCTAGTAAAACAAATGATATTAATTTTGAAGATGAATATGGACAAGCTAAGGATCCTGAAGATAATACCGGCGAGAATGGAGAAGAATTAACTCAGGAGGAAGAAGAGGAGCCAATATTACCGGAGCCTATCGTACTTGCTTTTGCCGGTGATATTAATTTTGATGAAAACTCCAAACCCATAGCCAGATATGACAGAGAGAATAAAGGTATCTTAGGAGCTATCTCTGAGGATTTAGTTGAAGAAATGAATAATGCAGATATCTTTATGCTGAACAATGAATTTGCTTATAGTACAAGGGGAAGCAGAATCCAAGAAAAATCTTACACCTTTAGGGCCAATCCAAAACGGGTTGATATATTAAAAGAAATGGGAGTAGATATAGTTTCCCTTGCCAATAATCATGCCTTAGATTATGGGGTGGATGCCCTTTTAGATACCTTTACCACCCTTGAAGAGGCAGGGATTGATTATGTGGGGGCAGGTGTTAATATTGACCGTGCCAAGGCACCCATTTACTATACCATTAATGATACTACCATTGCTTATGTGGCAGCAAGCCGTGTAATTTATGCCATGGACTGGTATGCAAGCGATACCCGACCCGGTATGATCGGAACATATGATCCGGCTTTGTTTGTAGAGTCCATTAAGGAAGCTAAAGAAAACAGTGACTTTGTAGTGGCTTATGTCCACTGGGGTAAGGAAAACACCCATGAACTGCTGGATTATCAAATAAATATGGCTAAGATTTATATTGATGCCGGTGCGGATGCTGTCATCGGCTGCCACCCCCATGTAATGCAGGGAATAGAATTCTATAAAGGAAAACCCATTGCCTACAGCTTAGGTAACTACTGGTTTAACTCTTCAAAAAGAGAATCCGGACTTTTAAAGATATATTTAAATCCTGACAAAAGCACCGATGTACAGCTTTTACCTGTTATGAATGATAGTGCATATACCTATCAGATTACAGAGCAAAAGAAGAAGGAAGACTACTATAAATTTATGGAGAATATATCCTATGGTGTAAAATTTGACAAAGAGGGATTTGTTACAGAGAAGCAATAA
- a CDS encoding DUF1934 domain-containing protein — translation MNEKVRVYIEGIVRDGDDISPITTKAVGVYRNFKGRHIIRYKEPENEENKASINTIKISSGQVEMIKKGENSTHMVFDLSKQTYSSYDTPYGSLNFQINTSRINIEEKVREINIHMEYTLSLNDSHISDNQLIIKVTSN, via the coding sequence ATGAATGAAAAAGTCCGTGTATATATAGAGGGCATTGTCCGGGATGGGGATGATATAAGCCCTATTACTACCAAAGCAGTAGGAGTATACCGTAACTTTAAGGGTAGGCATATTATTCGGTATAAGGAGCCTGAAAATGAAGAAAATAAGGCTTCTATTAATACTATTAAAATATCATCCGGACAGGTTGAGATGATTAAAAAAGGAGAAAACAGTACCCATATGGTTTTTGATTTAAGCAAACAGACCTATTCTAGCTATGATACTCCCTATGGTAGTCTTAACTTTCAGATAAATACCAGCAGGATTAATATAGAGGAAAAGGTAAGGGAGATAAATATCCATATGGAATACACCCTTTCCCTTAATGATAGTCATATATCGGACAATCAGCTTATAATAAAGGTTACTTCCAATTAA
- the murI gene encoding glutamate racemase, with protein MTKAPIGVFDSGVGGLTVVKEIMNQIPGETIIYFGDTARLPYGSKSKKTIITYTRQIVRFLMRKGVKAIVIACNTASAFALETIKDEIDIPIIGVVKPGAKVAARTTLNGKVGVIGTEGTIQSGIYNRFLSKTNPKVTVFGKACPLFVPLVEEGLIDDPITFEMARRYIGELLDKDIDTLVLGCTHYPLLRETIRKVVGDEIFLVNPAYETAKCLAAVLTEHNLRNDTTQALNHKFYVSDGAEKFKRFANTILPCEVMETKDINIEELG; from the coding sequence ATGACAAAAGCACCGATTGGGGTATTTGATTCAGGAGTAGGAGGATTGACTGTTGTAAAAGAAATCATGAATCAGATACCCGGAGAAACCATAATATATTTTGGAGATACAGCCAGGCTTCCCTATGGAAGTAAGTCTAAAAAAACAATTATTACTTATACTAGGCAGATTGTAAGATTTTTAATGAGAAAAGGGGTAAAGGCCATTGTAATTGCTTGTAATACGGCCAGTGCATTTGCCCTAGAGACTATTAAAGATGAAATTGACATACCTATTATCGGGGTAGTAAAACCCGGGGCCAAAGTGGCAGCAAGAACCACCTTAAATGGAAAAGTAGGTGTAATTGGTACTGAAGGAACTATACAAAGCGGAATATATAACAGGTTTTTAAGCAAAACAAATCCTAAGGTAACTGTATTTGGTAAAGCATGCCCGCTTTTTGTACCTTTAGTGGAAGAAGGATTAATTGATGATCCTATTACCTTTGAAATGGCAAGAAGATATATAGGAGAACTTTTAGATAAGGATATAGATACATTGGTATTAGGTTGTACCCATTATCCTTTGCTTAGGGAAACCATAAGAAAGGTTGTAGGAGACGAAATCTTTTTAGTTAATCCTGCATACGAAACAGCCAAATGTCTTGCGGCAGTCCTAACAGAGCATAACTTAAGAAATGATACTACTCAAGCCCTTAATCATAAATTCTATGTCAGTGACGGAGCCGAAAAATTCAAACGTTTTGCTAATACCATTTTACCCTGTGAGGTAATGGAAACTAAGGACATAAATATTGAAGAACTGGGTTGA